The DNA window CAGGGGCGGGCACGATCCTGAACGCGCTCGCCACCGGCACGGGCGGCGCGTTCGCCATCGACCGCGAGACGACCGCCGCTGTGGAACTCACTGACGACCACTCGATAACGGGAGCAATCGAGGGCGCACCCGACGCCGACACCTACTTGATCGAGCGGTGCGTCGAACTTGTGGTCGAAGAGTACGGCGACGGCGAGGGTGGACGGGTGAGGACCGAGAGCGAGGTGCCGATGGCGGCGGGACTGAAGAGTTCGAGCGCGGCGGCGAACGCGGTGGTGCTGGCGACGCTCAACGCGCTGGGTCGCGAGATACCGCGCGAAGCGGCCCTCGATCTCGGGATCCGGGCGGCGAAGGACGCGGGCATCACCATCACCGGGTGTGCCGCCGGCGCGCGTGCGAGCATGTTCGGCGGCGCGGTGCTGGCGGACAACACCACGACCGAACTCCTCCACACCGGCGAGGTCGACTGGGACGTCCTGATCTGGATGCCGGACGAGCGGGCGTTCAGCGCCGATGCGGACATTGAGCGGTGCGAGCGCGTCGCTCCGCTGGCCGACCTCGTGGCCGACCTCGCGTTCGACGGAGCCTACGAACGCGCGATGACGGTGAACGGCTTCGCCTTCTGTGCGGCGCTCGACTTCCCGACCGACCCGCTGCTCGATGCGCTCCCCCACGCCGCGGGCACCTCGCTGTCGGGAAGCGGGTCGAGCTACACCGCGGTCGGCGAGCGCGAGGCACTAGAGAAAGTACAAGAGGCGTGGGACGACTACGAGGGAGACACATGGCTGACGACGACACGGACCGACGGCGCACGGATGGGATGAACCTCGACGAACTCCGCGAGGAGATCGAGACTATCGACCGCGAGATCGTCGAGCACATCGCCCAGCGAACCTACGTCGCCGAGACCATCGCGAACGTCAAGCGCGACCAGGGACTGCCGACCACCGACGAATCCCAGGAACAGCGCGTGATGGACCGTGCCGGCGAGAACGCCCAGCGCTTCGATGTCGACGACAACCTCGTGAAGGCGATGTTCCGGCTGTTGATCGAACTGAACAAGGTCGAGCAGCGCGAATCGCGGTAGTCTCGGGTTCAGTTTCGGAGAACGACCGCTCTTCGGTCCTCGTTCGGATGACGCTACTTCGATACGGGGACCGTTCCGTCCTCGAATGGTGGTTCGACAGCGTTGGAAGTCCGCACTCTCATCCCCGCCGTCGATGCGGGACCTGAGCCCATTGTCGCCTCCAGCACCGGAGCGGGCGGTCGGATGGCGGGGATAGCAGAGGTGTGAGTACGGGGTACTCGCGTTACAGAGGGGAGCGCCGAATCGCTCGGCGGATTCGCCGTGCTTCCGAATATCCAGCCCACCACCGGTTCTCGGAGCGGGCTAACCGCTCTCCTGCGGATGATTCGTGCCGATATAGAATATTGACAGGTGATATAGGTGAGAGCCCAGATGAAGTTCCGCCAGCAAACCTATCGATAGCTGAGCAACGTTGGGATCTCTGAAACACTTTCAGGCATCTCTCTGCCTGCAAAAGCCCGCACGGCGCTCTGTGAGCGCGAGTAGGACCGTGAAGGTGGGCGAGCGCTCCGTGGGTACGCGCTCGGACTTTGGCCAACCCGGAGGGTCGGGGTTTTTTGGCGGCGCTATCACGGTTGCTGTCTCAAGTGAGAAACGCGTGTGTTAGGTCACGTGAGGTGCAGTAGGCCCTGATCTGGTTGACAAGGCCCTCCTGTTCCTGCCTGCAGTAAGGAGAATTAGGGACCTACCATCTGTCTCGGACGTATTTGACCAGCGCGTTACCCACCGAGCCAACGAGCATGAGAAACGAGCCAACGATGAACGCCCATATACCGACCGTCTGTAGTTGGTCTTCGAAGAGGAACAGGATACTGCCACTGAAGAACAGCATGTTTCCGACGACTCCCAGAGTCAGATGGATCCATTCGTATTCCGCGAAGAACTCCTCTAACTCGTCGCTATCTGGGAGGTGTATCTGCTGATACGTTTCGGTTTCCATTGTCCCATGTGCGACCATTACCCATCTTTGGTAAGCATTTCTGTTCGTAGGATCGGCATTTATAGATGGAGTATCCACCCATCGAACTCTTACAACGGATTCGAACGAAGCATCCGACAGACCTGATGGGTGTATCGTCCACTCTTTGCACACCAAAGCACCATCTTCGCATAACTCGCGAGTTACGTTTTCGTATATGGCTCGACCAGAACTATATGCGCTGAACACTGCGGATTGGGAGTACGAGTACAGTGCGATGATGCGCAATCAAAAGCCGGGTGAGACGTATCCTTCACTCACCCCGTTCTACGTGGTCGACCATCCCGAAGGCACGGTGCTAATCGATACCGGAACGAGCTATGAGATGCTCCAAAACCCGGAGGAATATGGTCCGTATGGTGCGGGCTATATCAGCGAGTTCGCTGCTGACGAGATCGAGATGAACGAGGACCAAAAAGCGGCCAACCAGGTCACTGACCTCGGCTACGACCCTGATGAAATCGAGTATGTCGTCATGACTCACCTCCACCTCGACCATGCAGGTGATATTCGCGAGTTCCCGGACTCCGAATTCATCGTCCAGCAGGATGAACTCGAATACGCATGGTGGCCTGCCGACCCTATTCAGCAGAATCTCTACGTCGAAGGTGACTTCGGTGTGTTTCACTCCTCGGAATACAGTGTGACCGCGATCAGTGGGAACTATGATGTATTCGGTGACGGGACCATCGAATGCATCCCGACGCCGGGTCACTCTCCGGGTCATCAAGCAGTGAGGGTTGAACTAGAGGATGCGGGTACAGTCATCCTCGGGGCTGACCTCGCGTTCACTCAGGAGGCCTACGAGACGGAATTGCAGCCAGCGTTTGCGTGGGATACCGAGGCCGCAATCCGCTCGAATCGAAAGATCCGAAATCTCGAACGGACGGAAGATGCGGCTGTATACCTCGCTCACGACCGCGACCATTTCGAAGAACTTCCAGAACCACCGGAAAGCCTCGTCTAACAACAGATCAGTGGGTCAGCCACTGTTTTCGAGCACTTGTGTACTGCGACTATCCCTCAGTGAGTGAGAAATGGGCCGGAAGAGACCGCCGACCCACAACTCGTCGAAGTCCTTGGGCAGGTCTTTCAGTAGGGTCGGATTGGATGGCTCTGCTCCTCTGGAACGCCTAGTCGTTGCAGGAATCCTGCGGACATTTGCGAACTCTTCGCTATGCTGACCGACCCGGAAATGGACTAACCGATGGAGTAATTATTACGAAAGCGAGTACAGGTCTGGCGAAGAGTTGATCACACTCTCCGCTTCCCGTTCTTATCATACGGCGGGAGATCTTCTGCAGCTAGTTCAACAATTCTCTCGATACGATTTTCCCTCGTCTCTGTCGTTTTCGCCTCCTCCACCGACGTTATATAGGTATGCTGATCCGTATTGGACAAGTTTCGGAAGTTCATCCACGCTGTTTGATTCTGTTGTAAGGCGTCCCTGAGTGCAGGTGGAACCTTGTGGTCTTCGCCGACGCGATAGGCCTCGTCCCATTCACCGGACTCCTTGGCCGCTTCAATGAGTTCTATGCCAGCGGAGGTCATCTTCCCGGCTTGGACCATCGCTTGAGCGCGCTCTGTGTTGATTTTGGACCACTTGCTGTTCGGTTTGCGCGGAGTGAACCGCCGCTTGTATGTTTCGTCATCGATCCCGTTGACGAGGCCGTCGATCCAGCCGAAGCAGATGGCTTCTTCAACTGATTCACCGTACTCAATACCGGTCCGTTCTGCGTCCTTTTTGTAATAGCCAAGCCATACCTCGTCGGCACTATCGTGATTTGATTCGAGCCAAGTACGAAATGCTATCCGTGACGTGAAGAACTGTAGGTTCGAGTTCATAGTAGTGAGCAACCAACAGTGTCTATTGAACTTGCACCTCACGATTCCTTCTATACATTGAGAGTCCCAGCCTCGACTTCTGCGCGCCGCTTGAAGATAAGACTACAGCAAGTATAGAGAGGCTGTGATGCATGATATCAGTGGAATAGCACAATCAGATCGTCACCGAAGCGGGGTAGAGCATTCGATTGGTGTTGATGACCTGATTAGAAGGAAATCCGAGAGAACACTGGAGAAAGATGTGATCAAACCTATACTTTCGACCGAACTACTGATCGGCCATCTGACTCCGATTTGCTTTTACAACAGCGTGAGTGTATTCTGTGCTGTCACTATCGGCAACTGCCCATACTTGTCAGTCAGCGCCACGAAAGGTCGTATACATAGACGCCTCTTCGAAGAGGAGCCCCGGGAAAGCCATGCTCACAATCTATATGTGACCTCTGAGAGTCTTTTCAAAGATGACTAAAGTAGTTGTAAACCCAGAGGTAGGAGAGGAGAATGAATCGGAGAGTCAGTTGCTTATGTGTGATGAATGTGGAAAGATCCATCCGACGAAAGACACGACGACCGGTGTCATACCCGCGAGCCACAAACCCGGAAAAACCTGTCATCGTTGTGGAGGTCATGACTTCTCACGAGTAGTTGTCTGAATACTTGATTTCGTACATTAAACGAACCGCGGTCTGGTGATGAGATCGTCAATACTGTGGTCGGGACTGTTGAGCGCCCACGTGAGGGGGTTTGAACGCTTTCACGCTAGGAGCGTTTGGTGTCGTTACGTACCGAGCTCGCGTATACGAGAATCGTTCCGAGGGCACTATCTGCGGCACAAAGTTTGAGGAGGCTGTGAGTCAATCCCAGCAGGTGCCAATGCTGATTGTCACTTGCAGCGTGCCGGAGCTCGTGGTTTCCTCAACCAAGATACTGCTTGATGTCCCGAAAGAACGTCTCCACCCGCTATCTCATCGTATACGACTTGATGAGATGGTGCTTGATCCTGGCTAAATAGACTTCGAGAGCTCGCTCGCTACTGCGAGAGCATCTCTAGACGGGGAGAGGGACCAAGTCTCGCAGAAACAACTTGGCTCTCAGCGCGATCCAGGAGTTGATCAAACAGTGAATGGCGACTTTCGGACATTGAGCGCTGACACTCCGTTCGGTCGCTATCAGGTGTCGGTAGATGGACGCGAAGGGTGGTGGTTGGGTGATGCTAGAGAGGTTTGGAGCTCCAAACCACTCCAACGCACGGAGTTCTCTGTCCCTTCACGCCTACCTGATCCTCTACATGCAAGGAGAAGAACAGAAGACATGGGTAGCAATGGAGCCTACGCTCGTCGAATGAGAACAGAATCCGACCCGAAATCGGTCCTGGGAGCTATTCTCTCGAGAGGAGCCGGGACCCGGTATCACTGGCAACTTCCGTAACTTCGAGCTGGAGGCTTCGGTTGCTGACCTTACCAGTCTGGAAATCGTAACAGCCGAGGAGCGACACATCGTTTTCGTCTGCCTTTGCGACGAGCTGGTGGAGTTGCTGTTCGAATTCTTTACCGTCCATAGTAGCACGCCGACACACGATATATACCGACAAAGTTATTCTGGTGTTGGCTTCGTCCACCCGAGAACTAGCCCTACATTTGCAGGTTCACAGAGAGTGCGCGCGAGAAATCAATACGGATTCGGGACGATTTTTTCCGTATATCCACTAGCTTCCCCAATGGAAATTATAAACCACC is part of the Halococcus hamelinensis 100A6 genome and encodes:
- a CDS encoding shikimate kinase; this encodes MEGHASAPGAGTILNALATGTGGAFAIDRETTAAVELTDDHSITGAIEGAPDADTYLIERCVELVVEEYGDGEGGRVRTESEVPMAAGLKSSSAAANAVVLATLNALGREIPREAALDLGIRAAKDAGITITGCAAGARASMFGGAVLADNTTTELLHTGEVDWDVLIWMPDERAFSADADIERCERVAPLADLVADLAFDGAYERAMTVNGFAFCAALDFPTDPLLDALPHAAGTSLSGSGSSYTAVGEREALEKVQEAWDDYEGDTWLTTTRTDGARMG
- a CDS encoding YdeI/OmpD-associated family protein, which gives rise to MNSNLQFFTSRIAFRTWLESNHDSADEVWLGYYKKDAERTGIEYGESVEEAICFGWIDGLVNGIDDETYKRRFTPRKPNSKWSKINTERAQAMVQAGKMTSAGIELIEAAKESGEWDEAYRVGEDHKVPPALRDALQQNQTAWMNFRNLSNTDQHTYITSVEEAKTTETRENRIERIVELAAEDLPPYDKNGKRRV
- a CDS encoding N-acyl homoserine lactonase family protein, whose translation is MARPELYALNTADWEYEYSAMMRNQKPGETYPSLTPFYVVDHPEGTVLIDTGTSYEMLQNPEEYGPYGAGYISEFAADEIEMNEDQKAANQVTDLGYDPDEIEYVVMTHLHLDHAGDIREFPDSEFIVQQDELEYAWWPADPIQQNLYVEGDFGVFHSSEYSVTAISGNYDVFGDGTIECIPTPGHSPGHQAVRVELEDAGTVILGADLAFTQEAYETELQPAFAWDTEAAIRSNRKIRNLERTEDAAVYLAHDRDHFEELPEPPESLV
- a CDS encoding chorismate mutase is translated as MADDDTDRRRTDGMNLDELREEIETIDREIVEHIAQRTYVAETIANVKRDQGLPTTDESQEQRVMDRAGENAQRFDVDDNLVKAMFRLLIELNKVEQRESR
- a CDS encoding YrhK family protein is translated as METETYQQIHLPDSDELEEFFAEYEWIHLTLGVVGNMLFFSGSILFLFEDQLQTVGIWAFIVGSFLMLVGSVGNALVKYVRDRW